A part of Pradoshia eiseniae genomic DNA contains:
- a CDS encoding alpha/beta fold hydrolase: MKKIITISVGILLIIAVLGLSGFYIWSQQTYKASEEVASYVDLDNIQKEENWLVFEPKEKAKSGIILYPGAKVEPEAYSYYAQGIADKGYLVIVPKVNLNFALLDINQADLIRDEFSDITNWYVGGHSLGGVAAASYAYDHLENVRGLILLGSYPSDSNDFSETDLPTLSLYAEFDGLTTTDKIADTNYLLSSDATLYEVKGGNHAQFGMYGIQDGDGKATISAKEQQDELVDETLKWLNHYQR; the protein is encoded by the coding sequence ATGAAGAAGATTATTACTATTAGCGTAGGTATACTATTGATTATTGCCGTGTTGGGGCTTTCGGGCTTCTATATTTGGTCCCAACAAACGTACAAAGCATCGGAAGAAGTTGCCTCTTATGTAGATTTGGATAACATCCAGAAGGAAGAAAACTGGCTTGTGTTCGAACCTAAAGAAAAAGCAAAAAGCGGGATCATTCTTTATCCTGGAGCTAAAGTAGAGCCTGAAGCGTATAGCTACTATGCCCAAGGTATCGCGGATAAAGGGTATTTGGTGATTGTTCCGAAAGTCAACTTGAACTTTGCCCTGCTCGATATTAATCAGGCGGATTTAATTAGAGATGAGTTCAGCGATATCACAAATTGGTATGTAGGCGGACATTCACTTGGCGGCGTGGCTGCAGCATCTTATGCTTACGATCATCTCGAAAACGTAAGGGGTTTAATCTTATTGGGTTCCTATCCGAGCGATTCAAATGATTTTTCGGAAACTGACCTCCCCACCCTCTCCCTCTATGCCGAGTTTGATGGATTAACGACAACGGATAAAATAGCTGATACAAACTATTTACTTTCGTCTGACGCAACCCTATATGAAGTTAAAGGCGGGAACCATGCCCAATTCGGAATGTATGGAATCCAAGACGGGGACGGAAAAGCAACCATTTCAGCAAAAGAACAGCAGGATGAACTCGTAGACGAAACGTTAAAATGGCTGAATCATTATCAAAGATAA
- a CDS encoding ABC transporter substrate-binding protein yields the protein MNKKMLSVISALLLFSVFFLAACSGGSEDSAPANADDVKTAGEDIEDATELSFWTFAGTHATFYANAADRWNKENPDKAIKLTVENYPFDQMHNNLLMALQSGSGAPDIADIELAKFPNFLKGDVQLEPLNDLIEPELDSFMEERINIYAKDGKYYGAPTHLGASVVYYNTEIMDEAGVDIDSIKTWDDYVEAGKKVVEKTGKPMTTIADNWYGIWPYVAQKGSDFFNENGKLTLDNEKNIETLEFINDLVNKHKIAELAPGGQYHTEEFYGFMNDGGQASLVIPMYYMKDFTTYMPDLEGKIQIRPMPKWSDSDYQSVTMGGTGTAVTSQSEHVELAKEFLYFAKLSKEGNIQLWKELGFDPPRWDVWEDPAMREDNVYYQYFHDDIFDVLLSVKDNVAGIQLSEYTPDVLTEIDSNIMHKVLREKSQTPEEALKQSADTVRQKIGDQN from the coding sequence ATGAATAAAAAAATGCTTTCGGTAATTAGTGCTTTACTATTGTTTTCGGTATTCTTTTTGGCAGCATGCAGTGGCGGCTCGGAAGATTCGGCCCCTGCGAATGCAGATGATGTGAAAACTGCTGGTGAAGATATTGAAGATGCAACGGAATTATCATTTTGGACCTTCGCCGGAACACATGCTACCTTCTATGCCAATGCTGCTGATCGCTGGAATAAAGAAAACCCTGATAAAGCAATCAAATTGACTGTTGAAAACTATCCATTTGACCAGATGCACAATAACTTGCTAATGGCCTTGCAATCAGGCTCAGGCGCACCAGATATAGCAGATATTGAACTTGCCAAATTCCCGAATTTTCTAAAAGGCGATGTTCAACTAGAGCCGCTTAATGATTTGATTGAACCTGAGTTAGACAGCTTCATGGAAGAAAGGATCAACATCTACGCGAAAGACGGAAAGTATTATGGGGCTCCAACCCACTTAGGCGCATCAGTAGTTTACTATAATACAGAAATCATGGATGAGGCTGGCGTGGATATTGATTCAATCAAGACTTGGGATGATTATGTAGAAGCCGGGAAAAAAGTCGTTGAAAAGACCGGCAAGCCGATGACAACCATTGCGGATAACTGGTATGGAATTTGGCCTTATGTTGCTCAAAAAGGCTCGGATTTCTTTAACGAAAATGGCAAGCTGACTTTAGATAATGAAAAAAATATCGAGACTTTAGAATTTATCAATGACCTCGTTAACAAACATAAAATCGCTGAACTCGCTCCTGGCGGACAGTACCACACCGAGGAATTCTACGGCTTCATGAATGATGGTGGTCAGGCCTCCTTAGTCATTCCGATGTACTATATGAAAGACTTCACAACATATATGCCTGATCTTGAAGGCAAAATCCAAATCCGCCCTATGCCGAAATGGTCTGATTCAGACTATCAATCTGTCACAATGGGAGGAACAGGCACGGCTGTCACGAGCCAATCCGAACATGTCGAATTGGCAAAAGAATTTTTATACTTTGCTAAGTTATCCAAAGAAGGAAACATTCAGCTATGGAAAGAATTAGGCTTCGACCCTCCTCGCTGGGATGTGTGGGAAGACCCTGCAATGAGAGAGGACAATGTGTATTATCAATACTTCCACGATGATATTTTTGATGTCCTATTAAGTGTCAAAGATAATGTAGCAGGCATTCAGCTTTCTGAGTATACACCTGACGTTTTAACAGAAATCGATTCTAATATCATGCATAAGGTGCTCAGAGAAAAATCTCAAACACCAGAAGAAGCGTTAAAACAGTCAGCTGATACAGTCAGGCAGAAAATAGGAGATCAAAACTAA
- a CDS encoding carbohydrate ABC transporter permease, which produces MTPKKENKLLRFLNSKKVVPYVFVFPFILSFTILTLYPTIQAVIMSFQRILPGNVEFIGLQNYSRIFNDTFYKALANSTIYMILTVLILISIPILLAILLDSKLVRFKTLFRSALFIPALTSIIVAGVIFRLVFSESENAIANQIIGFLGFEPVQWQFTAWSGMFLMVMMASWRWMGVNVLYFLAGLQNIPKELYESADIDGANMYQKFRHVTLPFLKPIIIFVTTISIIGGFRVFEESYVIWQGNSPGNIGLTLVGLLYQQGIQQNDMGFGAAIGVILLLIIFIVSIIYLLLTGAFKRGDE; this is translated from the coding sequence ATGACGCCCAAAAAAGAAAACAAGCTTCTGAGATTTCTTAATTCCAAAAAAGTCGTCCCATATGTTTTTGTCTTTCCATTTATTCTTTCCTTTACAATCCTTACCCTTTATCCGACAATCCAAGCCGTAATCATGAGCTTTCAGAGAATATTGCCAGGAAATGTTGAGTTTATCGGATTGCAAAACTATTCAAGGATTTTTAATGATACTTTTTACAAGGCATTAGCCAATTCTACCATCTATATGATTCTAACCGTGCTGATTTTAATCTCGATTCCCATCCTTTTGGCTATATTATTAGATTCCAAGCTGGTGAGATTCAAAACCCTCTTCCGTTCGGCGCTTTTTATCCCAGCCTTGACCTCCATCATCGTGGCGGGTGTCATTTTTAGACTCGTTTTTTCCGAATCAGAGAACGCGATTGCGAACCAGATAATCGGATTCCTTGGCTTTGAACCAGTCCAATGGCAATTCACGGCCTGGTCAGGAATGTTTCTCATGGTAATGATGGCTTCCTGGAGATGGATGGGAGTCAATGTACTATACTTCTTAGCCGGGCTGCAAAATATACCAAAGGAATTATATGAATCTGCTGATATTGATGGCGCCAATATGTATCAAAAGTTTAGGCATGTGACATTGCCATTTCTAAAGCCAATCATCATATTTGTAACAACCATAAGCATCATCGGAGGTTTCCGTGTGTTTGAAGAAAGCTATGTGATTTGGCAAGGAAATTCACCCGGTAATATTGGATTGACTCTTGTTGGATTATTGTATCAGCAAGGTATACAACAAAATGACATGGGCTTCGGCGCTGCCATTGGTGTCATACTTTTGCTGATTATCTTTATTGTAAGTATCATCTACTTGCTGTTAACAGGTGCATTTAAACGAGGTGACGAGTAG
- a CDS encoding carbohydrate ABC transporter permease: MKKNEMLIKLIVNLFFIIVALIALFPLLSLIISSFRPSSELMRNGISFSINWSQLSLANYTHIFTESPAYWKWYGNSLIISSLTIVFSLFFSSMVGYALAVYNFKGRNLLFLFVLVIIMIPFEVLMLPLYQLMIDLKLINTYTGVMLPLIVAPTAVFFFRQYALGLPAELMDSARIDGCTEYGIFFKIMGPLMLPSFSAMAILQGLNSWNNFLWPLLVVRSNDLFTLPIGLATLLTPYGNNYDTLIAGAVMTIIPIIILFIFFQRYFVAGLTSGSVKG; this comes from the coding sequence ATGAAAAAGAATGAAATGCTCATTAAATTGATTGTAAATCTATTTTTTATCATTGTGGCGCTTATTGCGTTATTCCCTTTATTGAGTTTGATTATCTCCTCTTTTCGCCCTTCTTCTGAATTAATGCGAAACGGGATATCCTTTTCAATAAACTGGAGCCAGCTCTCGCTAGCCAATTACACACATATATTCACTGAATCTCCTGCTTATTGGAAATGGTATGGAAATAGTTTGATCATCTCTTCCTTAACGATTGTATTCTCTCTTTTCTTTTCGTCTATGGTCGGCTATGCTCTCGCCGTTTATAACTTCAAAGGAAGAAATCTGCTCTTCCTCTTTGTTCTTGTGATTATTATGATCCCGTTTGAAGTGCTCATGCTGCCGCTGTATCAATTGATGATTGATCTTAAATTGATTAATACGTATACAGGCGTCATGCTCCCATTAATCGTAGCACCGACTGCGGTCTTTTTCTTCAGGCAATATGCACTTGGCCTCCCTGCTGAACTGATGGACTCTGCCCGAATTGATGGATGTACAGAGTATGGAATCTTCTTCAAAATCATGGGCCCATTAATGCTGCCCTCCTTCTCTGCCATGGCCATTCTGCAGGGCTTAAACAGCTGGAATAATTTCTTATGGCCATTGCTCGTCGTTAGGTCCAATGATTTATTTACATTGCCTATCGGGTTAGCTACCTTATTAACCCCATACGGAAACAACTATGACACATTGATTGCCGGGGCTGTCATGACAATTATTCCAATCATTATTCTCTTCATTTTCTTCCAGCGCTATTTTGTTGCTGGCTTAACATCTGGCAGTGTTAAAGGATGA
- a CDS encoding YesL family protein, which translates to MNAQRIVNTLDKIFTWIMRLAAVNALWFLYTLKGLIVLGLFPATLSAMKIFRKWKLGDFEFPIWKTFKQEYQAEFGKSNTIGWILAMAGMVLYFNYLAIQSMGSVSILSYVAFYLLIFFYLTLVIWSFPQLAHYDGRISHFFKNAIIIGFGRIHYTLAVIVYIFAVLYVSLKFPGLLPFFTMSALAFGWIWISMDLFQKSDRKMNDEFIAGEVS; encoded by the coding sequence ATGAATGCCCAGCGCATAGTGAATACGCTAGACAAAATTTTCACTTGGATCATGAGATTAGCAGCTGTTAATGCCTTATGGTTTTTGTATACATTGAAGGGGCTAATCGTTCTCGGGCTTTTCCCGGCAACATTATCAGCTATGAAAATCTTCAGGAAATGGAAATTAGGAGACTTTGAATTTCCTATCTGGAAAACATTCAAACAGGAATATCAAGCGGAATTTGGCAAGTCCAACACTATCGGCTGGATACTGGCTATGGCAGGAATGGTTCTATACTTTAATTATCTGGCCATTCAAAGCATGGGAAGCGTTAGCATCCTTTCCTATGTGGCATTTTATTTGCTGATTTTCTTCTATCTCACTCTAGTCATTTGGTCTTTCCCGCAGCTCGCCCATTATGATGGGAGGATCTCACACTTCTTCAAGAATGCGATCATCATAGGATTTGGGCGGATTCATTATACACTTGCTGTCATCGTTTATATTTTTGCAGTGTTATATGTTTCATTAAAGTTCCCAGGTCTTCTTCCCTTTTTCACGATGAGTGCCCTTGCTTTTGGCTGGATATGGATTTCTATGGATTTGTTTCAGAAGAGCGATCGAAAAATGAATGACGAATTTATTGCTGGAGAGGTGAGCTAA
- the arfA gene encoding arabinosylfuranosidase ArfA yields MTFNHHKAKMILDKSFKISEINPKIYGSFIEQLGRAVYGGIYEPTHATADEHGFRKDVIELVKELQVPIIRYPGGNMVSAYNWEDGVGPIELRPKRLDLAWSSLETNEVGTNEFATWAKKVNAEVMMAVNLGTRGIDAARNLVEYCNHPGGTYWSDLRKEHGFEDPHQIKVWCLGNEMDGPWQIGMKTAYEYGRLAAETAKAMKLVDPSIELVSCGSSGSGMATFPEWEAETLEHTYEYADYISLHQYYGNKENDTANYLASTLDMDNFIKTVIATCDYMKAKKRSKKTMYLSFDEWNVWFHSNDQDKKVEPWSTAPPLLEDIYTFEDALLVGSMLNTLLKHSDRVKMACMAQLVNVIAPIMTETGGGIWKQTIFYPYYYTSVYGRGTALHSIVDSPKYDSKDFTDVPYLDQSVVYNEEKDELVIFAVNRHLENPLVVDVDIRSFDGYQLVEHIVLENDDPKAINTIGNEQVKPRNSNQSYIENGTLVAALPKLSWNMIRLGRQQVD; encoded by the coding sequence ATGACTTTTAATCATCATAAAGCCAAAATGATTCTGGATAAGTCGTTTAAAATATCCGAGATTAACCCGAAGATATATGGATCTTTTATCGAACAATTAGGCCGTGCCGTGTATGGCGGCATTTACGAACCAACTCATGCCACAGCTGATGAGCATGGGTTTCGTAAGGATGTCATCGAATTGGTGAAAGAACTGCAGGTACCGATTATCCGTTATCCTGGCGGCAATATGGTATCGGCCTATAACTGGGAAGATGGGGTCGGTCCTATAGAGTTGCGCCCTAAACGATTGGATTTGGCTTGGAGCTCCCTTGAGACGAATGAGGTTGGCACCAATGAATTTGCCACATGGGCGAAGAAGGTCAATGCCGAAGTGATGATGGCCGTGAATCTAGGTACACGGGGGATTGATGCTGCACGAAACTTAGTCGAATATTGCAACCATCCGGGCGGAACGTATTGGAGCGATCTTCGAAAAGAGCACGGATTCGAGGATCCGCATCAAATCAAAGTATGGTGTTTAGGAAATGAAATGGATGGCCCTTGGCAAATTGGCATGAAAACGGCATATGAGTATGGACGCCTTGCGGCTGAAACGGCAAAGGCGATGAAATTAGTCGACCCTTCCATTGAGTTAGTCAGCTGCGGCAGCTCAGGCTCTGGCATGGCAACATTCCCTGAATGGGAAGCTGAAACACTCGAACATACATATGAATATGCCGATTATATTTCTCTCCACCAATACTATGGAAATAAAGAGAATGATACGGCAAACTATTTGGCCAGCACATTGGATATGGACAATTTCATTAAAACCGTCATCGCCACTTGTGATTATATGAAAGCAAAGAAACGCTCCAAGAAAACAATGTATTTGAGTTTTGATGAATGGAATGTCTGGTTCCACTCTAATGACCAGGACAAAAAAGTTGAACCTTGGTCCACGGCGCCTCCACTATTAGAGGATATTTATACATTTGAAGATGCCCTCCTTGTCGGCAGCATGCTCAATACATTGCTCAAGCATTCCGATCGCGTAAAGATGGCCTGCATGGCACAATTAGTGAATGTCATCGCGCCAATCATGACAGAAACAGGCGGCGGCATCTGGAAACAGACCATCTTCTATCCTTACTACTACACGTCCGTCTATGGACGGGGAACGGCCTTGCACTCAATTGTTGATTCTCCGAAGTATGACAGCAAAGACTTTACAGATGTCCCTTATTTGGACCAGTCAGTCGTCTACAATGAAGAAAAGGATGAGCTAGTCATCTTCGCGGTCAACCGCCATTTGGAGAATCCATTAGTCGTCGATGTGGATATCCGCTCCTTTGATGGCTATCAGCTTGTCGAACATATTGTGCTCGAGAATGACGATCCGAAAGCCATCAATACAATTGGGAATGAGCAGGTGAAGCCTCGCAATAGTAATCAATCTTATATTGAAAACGGCACATTGGTGGCCGCACTGCCGAAGCTGTCGTGGAATATGATTCGTCTTGGTCGGCAGCAGGTAGATTGA
- a CDS encoding beta-glucosidase family protein — protein MNNETTTTFPWMDKSLSPRERAEKLVAAMTLEQKIAQLHGAMNTINIYDMPSMDEMNAMTPEEQDNLMAQLQVQRHVKGIDELGIPRFRITNGPVGVGMGDGHPSPPATALPMTIGLAAGFDPELAREYGDIIGSETATLGQHVLEGPGVCLHRTPIAGRNFEYFSEDPYLSGVMGVEVTKAIQEHDVIAMGKHYAVNDQEYERFRTSVELDEHVLRELYLLPFEMLVKDGDIAAMMSAYNRVRGVYATESRYLLNDILRDEWGFQGYVQSDFWSCRSAAASLNAGMDHEMPDAKWLNETNVKNALQDTSLEIQTVDRALVRRYTQMFRFNQFERPYNPGEIDAKAHGARSRKIGAQAAVLLKNEDEMLPLDPKAYANIVIIGQSEFVDDACNGGGGSSKVTPLYTVPPVEGMQNVLKELGSDSLVSKVTVANDLSNLEEAKEAAKKADMVILMAGLVASEGFDLPSPNMLNDQNRMIDELLDINPQTVVVMKSSSPVMMPWISKAKAVLEAWNQGTEDGHVVADLLFGVVNPSGKVPTTYAASEDDLLYAGRPERYPGTDEGNGFPVIRYSEGLNMGYRWFQSQGIKPLFPFGYGLSYTSFELSGFSVTPEKTDGKSPITVKVTVKNTGKVAGAEVVQVYLGIPVQGQPPKRLVGFQKVHLEPNESREVTITIDPAATNHPMGVWDYYEHDFVVRPGEYTVYAGTSSEDTPFTGTVVVE, from the coding sequence ATGAATAACGAAACTACGACTACGTTCCCATGGATGGACAAGTCATTATCCCCTCGTGAGCGAGCTGAGAAGCTTGTAGCTGCCATGACATTGGAGCAGAAAATTGCACAGCTTCACGGTGCAATGAATACAATTAACATCTATGATATGCCTTCAATGGATGAAATGAATGCCATGACTCCTGAGGAGCAAGACAATCTTATGGCACAGCTTCAAGTACAGCGCCATGTAAAAGGCATTGATGAGTTAGGTATCCCTCGTTTCCGTATTACCAACGGTCCAGTTGGTGTAGGTATGGGAGACGGACATCCAAGCCCGCCTGCTACTGCACTGCCAATGACCATCGGACTTGCTGCCGGCTTTGATCCGGAACTGGCTCGTGAGTACGGAGATATCATTGGTTCTGAAACGGCGACACTTGGACAGCACGTTCTTGAAGGACCAGGTGTTTGCTTACACAGAACGCCGATTGCTGGACGTAACTTTGAATATTTCTCTGAAGATCCATACCTTTCTGGCGTAATGGGCGTCGAGGTTACGAAAGCCATTCAAGAGCATGATGTTATCGCTATGGGTAAACACTATGCCGTGAATGATCAAGAGTATGAGCGTTTCCGCACAAGTGTCGAGTTAGATGAGCACGTATTACGCGAATTATACCTTCTTCCTTTCGAAATGTTAGTTAAAGATGGCGATATCGCAGCAATGATGAGTGCTTATAACCGTGTTCGCGGTGTCTATGCAACAGAAAGCCGCTACCTTTTGAACGATATTCTTCGTGACGAGTGGGGCTTCCAAGGATATGTTCAATCTGACTTCTGGTCTTGCCGCTCTGCAGCTGCATCATTGAACGCTGGTATGGACCATGAGATGCCAGATGCTAAATGGTTGAACGAAACGAATGTTAAGAATGCCCTTCAAGACACTAGCCTTGAGATCCAAACGGTTGACCGTGCATTGGTTCGCCGTTACACACAAATGTTCCGTTTCAATCAATTCGAGCGTCCTTACAATCCAGGTGAGATTGATGCAAAAGCTCATGGAGCTAGATCCAGAAAAATCGGTGCACAAGCTGCAGTCCTTCTTAAAAACGAAGATGAAATGCTTCCGCTTGACCCGAAAGCCTATGCTAATATCGTGATCATCGGTCAATCTGAGTTTGTTGATGACGCCTGCAATGGCGGCGGTGGTTCTTCTAAGGTTACGCCACTTTATACTGTACCGCCAGTAGAAGGTATGCAAAATGTTCTTAAAGAACTTGGTTCAGATTCACTAGTAAGCAAGGTAACTGTAGCGAACGATCTTTCAAACCTTGAAGAAGCAAAAGAAGCTGCGAAGAAAGCGGACATGGTCATTCTAATGGCTGGCTTGGTTGCCTCTGAAGGCTTTGATTTACCAAGCCCGAATATGCTGAACGATCAAAATCGCATGATTGATGAACTATTGGATATCAATCCGCAAACCGTTGTCGTTATGAAAAGCAGCAGCCCGGTTATGATGCCATGGATTTCTAAGGCTAAAGCCGTTCTAGAGGCTTGGAACCAAGGTACTGAAGATGGTCACGTTGTTGCTGACTTGCTCTTTGGCGTTGTGAATCCATCAGGTAAAGTACCTACTACATACGCTGCTTCAGAGGACGACCTATTGTATGCAGGAAGACCTGAGCGCTACCCTGGTACTGATGAAGGCAACGGCTTCCCGGTTATCCGTTATTCTGAAGGCCTGAACATGGGCTACCGCTGGTTCCAATCTCAAGGAATTAAACCATTATTCCCATTTGGATATGGTCTATCTTACACATCCTTTGAGCTATCAGGATTCTCCGTAACACCGGAAAAAACGGATGGTAAATCGCCTATCACAGTTAAGGTAACTGTTAAGAATACAGGAAAAGTGGCTGGAGCTGAGGTTGTCCAAGTATATCTAGGCATTCCTGTTCAAGGTCAGCCGCCTAAGCGTCTTGTTGGCTTCCAAAAAGTTCACCTTGAGCCTAATGAGTCTCGTGAAGTTACCATCACAATTGACCCAGCTGCGACAAACCACCCAATGGGTGTATGGGATTACTACGAGCATGACTTCGTTGTAAGACCAGGCGAGTACACAGTCTATGCTGGTACTTCCAGTGAAGATACACCTTTCACAGGTACTGTGGTCGTTGAATAA
- a CDS encoding NAD(P)/FAD-dependent oxidoreductase: protein MKELFDITIIGGGPAGLYSAFYSGLRGMKTKIIESQGMLGGKVRIYPEKRIWDVGGLQPVLAQEFCENLIEQGLTFNPTVCLNQKVERIDKDGDLFIITAGDGTHHYSKAVILANGSGIISPQKLEVEGAHKYELSNLHYTVGRLERFRGRHVLISGGGNTAIDWAVELMYVAKSVTLVYRKEELSAHEAQVEKLQQNGVNIILNAKITSLQPKEGTDCIGAVLINVNGKNQILEIDDVLINHGYNRESSVSFAPDMEPTKQGDYYECTGRGTLSTEGIFAAGDNIAYDGKVYLLLGAFQDAVNAVNSAKQYIDPSAHPSGMVSSHNEVFKTRNEQILKERLGSC from the coding sequence ATGAAGGAATTATTTGATATAACAATTATTGGCGGAGGCCCTGCTGGGCTATATAGTGCTTTCTACAGCGGTTTGAGGGGAATGAAGACAAAGATTATAGAATCTCAGGGTATGCTCGGAGGAAAGGTGAGGATATACCCGGAAAAAAGAATCTGGGATGTTGGCGGACTTCAACCTGTATTGGCGCAGGAATTCTGCGAAAACCTAATTGAACAGGGGCTTACCTTTAACCCGACGGTCTGTCTAAATCAAAAGGTTGAAAGAATTGATAAAGATGGAGATTTGTTCATAATTACAGCAGGAGATGGTACTCATCATTATTCGAAAGCCGTTATCCTGGCTAATGGAAGCGGCATCATTTCTCCGCAAAAGCTGGAGGTTGAAGGAGCTCATAAGTATGAGTTAAGTAATCTTCATTACACAGTTGGCAGGCTGGAGCGATTTCGAGGCAGACATGTGCTAATTTCAGGCGGCGGAAATACAGCCATTGACTGGGCAGTGGAGCTCATGTATGTGGCGAAGAGTGTGACCTTGGTTTATCGGAAGGAAGAATTATCAGCTCATGAGGCCCAGGTGGAGAAATTGCAGCAGAACGGTGTGAACATAATTCTCAATGCAAAAATCACCTCGCTGCAACCAAAAGAGGGAACGGATTGTATAGGTGCAGTCTTGATTAACGTGAATGGAAAGAATCAAATCCTCGAAATTGATGATGTTCTAATCAACCATGGCTATAACCGAGAATCATCTGTCAGCTTCGCTCCAGACATGGAGCCGACAAAGCAAGGGGACTATTATGAATGCACAGGGAGAGGTACCCTTTCCACCGAAGGGATATTCGCGGCTGGCGACAATATTGCCTATGACGGGAAGGTATACTTACTTCTTGGCGCTTTTCAGGATGCAGTTAATGCGGTAAATAGCGCTAAGCAATATATCGACCCATCAGCCCATCCATCAGGCATGGTTTCTTCCCATAATGAAGTGTTTAAGACGAGAAATGAACAAATTTTAAAAGAACGGCTTGGAAGCTGCTGA
- the yidC gene encoding membrane protein insertase YidC produces MKKGMALLFIPLLLTGCSANAQGDGFFHQMVVSPLTHLMEFSAQLFNGNYGLSIILATLMIRLLLFPLMAKQQKSQMEMKIKMQKIQPEVMAIQGKLQKATDMAEKSELQQELMKLYQTQGINPLNMGCLPMLIQMPILMGFYYAIQGSAEIATHSFLWFNLGESDVIMTLIAGAVYYLQFKMSMSQMPAEQQGQMKIMGLISPMMIMFISFSAPAALPLYWSTSGLLLIVQNEFLKRKYNPKPLVIQSLQSEPSGKK; encoded by the coding sequence GTGAAAAAAGGAATGGCTCTCTTATTCATTCCATTATTGTTAACAGGTTGTTCAGCAAATGCTCAAGGAGATGGCTTCTTCCACCAAATGGTTGTTTCACCGCTGACTCATCTAATGGAATTCAGTGCACAATTATTTAATGGCAATTACGGACTTAGCATTATCCTTGCAACTTTGATGATCCGCCTGCTATTGTTTCCATTAATGGCTAAACAGCAAAAGTCACAGATGGAAATGAAGATTAAAATGCAAAAAATCCAGCCTGAGGTTATGGCCATCCAAGGAAAGCTGCAAAAGGCGACTGATATGGCCGAGAAATCCGAGCTTCAGCAAGAATTGATGAAGCTTTATCAAACACAGGGCATAAACCCGCTCAATATGGGCTGCCTGCCAATGCTTATCCAAATGCCCATTCTTATGGGGTTCTACTATGCGATTCAAGGGTCTGCAGAAATCGCTACCCACAGTTTTCTTTGGTTTAATCTGGGAGAATCAGATGTGATTATGACATTGATTGCTGGTGCGGTATACTATCTGCAATTTAAGATGTCCATGAGCCAGATGCCTGCTGAGCAACAAGGACAGATGAAGATTATGGGACTTATCTCCCCAATGATGATTATGTTCATTTCATTCTCGGCACCAGCTGCCCTTCCGCTCTACTGGTCAACAAGCGGATTGCTCTTGATTGTGCAAAATGAATTCCTGAAGAGAAAATACAATCCCAAGCCATTAGTCATCCAATCGCTCCAAAGCGAGCCTTCCGGCAAGAAATAA